A window of Natrinema salaciae genomic DNA:
AGGTGACGCGAGCGATCAGCATCGTGGAAATCGCGGAGACGATCGCCGGCGTCTCCGACGAGTTCGATCTCGACGTCGACGTCGAACACTTCGAGAACCCGCGCGAGGAGGACGAAACCCACAAGATGGAGATCGAGAACGACCGCTACGCGGCCCTGATCGACGGCCAGTCGACCACGTTCGAACAGGGCGTCCGAGAGATCCTCGGGACGCTGGTCGACTACCGGGAGACGGTCGAATCGCACGAGGATCGGTTCCTCCCCGGCGTGCTGACGGAGGACGAGTAGCATGCGCGTCCTCGTGACCGGCGGATGCGGGTACATCGGTAGCGAACTCGTTCCGCTGTTGCTCGAGGACGACCGGGTCGACGACGTCGTCGTCCTCGATTCGCTCGCGTCCGGTTCCCCCGCGAACCTCCGCGGGTGTATCGACGACCGACTGGACTTCCGCCGCGGCGACGTCCGCGAGTACGGCGACGTCGAGAGCGCGATGCGCGGCGTCGACCGCGTCGTCCACCTGGCGGCGATTACGGGCGCGGCCTCGACGCACGACCGCCGCGAGGAGACGTTCGCGGTCAATCGCCACGGGACGGAGAACGTGCTCACCGCCGCCGGGAAACTCGGTGTCGACTCCCTCGTGTTCGCGTCCTCGTGTAACAACTACGGGCGCGCCGCCAGTACGAACATCGACGAAGAGACCGAACAGGACCCGCTCAACCCCTACGCAGAATCGAAAGTCGAGTCCGAGCGGTTGCTCGCCGACGCGATGGACGACTACGGCATCGACGGCACCGCGCTGCGGATGAGCACGAACTACGGCTGGGCACCGGGTATCCGGTTCAATCTGGTCGTGAACCACTTCGTCTTCCGCGGGCTGACCGATCGGCCGCTGACGGTCTACGGCGACGGCAACAACTGGCGGCCGTTCATCCACGTCGCGGATGCGGCGCGGGCGTACGCCCACGCCGCCCTCGAGCCCGAGTCGTGGCCGCAGCTGGTCTACAACGTCGGGTCGAACGACGGGAACTATCGGATCTCGGAGATCGCCGAAATCGTCCGCGACGAACTCGAGCGCGACCTCGACATCACGTACCTCGAGGACGAACACCCCGGCCCGTCCTACCACGTGAACTTCGATCGACTGGCCGAGACCGGATTCGAACCCGAGTGGACGCTCCGCCGGGGCGTCCGCGAACTCGCGGATCAGTTGCGGCGAAATCGAACCGAGGTCGTCGAAGCATGAGCGACTCCGAGACTGCTCCCGACGAGCCCACGATCGCGATCACCGGTGCGGCCGGCTACATCGGCAGCCGCGTCGTCCAGCAACTCGAGGCGGCCCACCCCGAGTGGAAGCTGACCGCGCTCGACAACCAGTTCCTCGGGCAGGTCGACGCCGTCGGCGAGACGGAGATCGCCCACGTCGACGTCCGAAACCGACGGCGACTCGAGGACTGTCTCGAGGGCGCGGACGTCGTGCTCCACCTGGCGGCGGTCAGCGGCGTCGACGACTGCGACGAGAATCCGGATCTGACCTACGACGTCAACGTCACGGGGACGAACAACGTCGCCTGGTTCTGCCGAAAGACCGGCGCAGCGATGGCGTTTCCGTTCAGTATGGCCGTTCTCGGCGATCCCGAGACGTTCCCGATCACTGCGGACCTCCCGCGGGATCCGTTCAACTGGTACGGCCGGACGAAGTACATAAGCGAGCGGGCCATCGAGTCGTTCGCCGAGGGGGCGTTCCCCGCCCACCTGTTCCTGAAGTCGAACCTCTACGGCGACCACGTCGTCGGCGACACGGTCGTCTCGAAACCCACCGTCATCAATTTCTTCGTCGACCGTGCGACGGCCGGCGAGCCGCTGACGGTGTACGAACCGGGGACGCAGTCCCGAAACTTCGTTCACGTCAAAGACGTCGCCAGATCCTACGTCCGGAGCACGGAACGGCTGCTCGAGCAGCTGGCCGACGGCGACACGGGCACCGAGACCTACGAGATCGCGGGCAACGAAGACCCGTCGGTGATGTCGGTCGCGGAGACGGTACAGGAACTCGCCCGCGACGAACTCGGCGTCTCGGTCGATGTCGAACTCGTCGAGAACCCCCGAAGCGCCGAAACGATGGTCGAGGACTTCACGGTCGATACCTCGAAAGCGAACGAGATACTCGGTTGGGAGGCGCGCCACACGGTCGACGAGTCGGTGCGGGAACTGCTCCGGCGGAACGCCTAACTCCCGCCGGTCACTCGTTCGGGGCCCGTTCGCCCGCGGAACGTCGAACACTCGGGTTTACGGTCTTCCACTGCCAATCGGTCGCCAATGGGTACGCGAACCGGTTCGACGGAACTGCTCCAGCGATTGGACCTGAAGGAGTACGAAGCCACGGCCCTCGCCCACCTGCTGAGCGCCGGCCGGACGACCGCGCCGAACGTCTCCGAGGCGACCGGTATCCCCAAAGCGCGGGTGTACGGCGTTCTCGACTCGCTCTCCGAGTACGGCTTCATCAAGGTGATCCCCGGCCGTCCGAAACAGTACCAGCCGAAATCGCCCGCGGAAATCCTCGAGCGCGCGAAAGAGAACCGGCGACAGCAGTACGAGGACTACTGCAACGCGGTCGACGGCCTGGAAGAGGAGTTCATCGCGGAGTTCGGGCCGCGCTACGAGCAGGCCGACGAGGAAGTGTCACCGATGTCCGAACTGTTTTCGGTCGTCGACGTCGGCGAGCCGAGCGAGACGGAGACCAGACAGCTCTACCAGAACGCGTCGGACCGGGTCTTCGTCATCACGAACAGCTTCGCGTACTTCGACGACGTCGAACCGGCCGTCGACGATGCGCTCGAGCGCGACCTCGAGATCTCGGTGCTGTTCCTCGATCCGCGGGCGCTTCCCGAGGAAAAGGCGACGGTACAGGCGGAGATCGTCGACCGAATCGCGAGCGAGTATCCCGCGATCGACTACCGATTCAGCGAAACGGTGCTACCCTGGCGTGGCACCTTCATCGACCCGAGCATGGAGTACGATTCGGGGAAGGCAATCTTCCTCGTCGAGGAGACCGACGTGCCCGATTACCGGCGACAGGCCGCGATCACGGAGAACGGCTCGTTCGTCGCCGGCATGAAACGGTACTTCGACCTGATCTGGGAGTACGAGAGCCTCGAGACGCCGCAGTCGGCGTGAGTGGTCGGGCCGACTACGTCGGCCTGTCGACCGCGGTCGCCGTTCGCCGGCCCTGGCGATCCGCCACGGTCACTCCCGTTCGGATTCCGTGAGCAGCCGGTCTTCGGCCTTGTCGCGATCCGCCGGATAGCCGACGTCGACGCGCCAGCCGTCCATACGGATCGCGTCGATGGTCCGCCCTGACTGGATGAGCAGATCGATCGCGTCCGGCAGTTCGTACTCGCCGCGGTCGCTCGGTTGCACGAGATGACAGGCGTGAAAGATCGCTGGCGTGAACGTGTAGAAGCCAGTCATCACGAGGTTCGACGGCGGATCGTCCGGCTTTTCCACCACTTCGACGATCTCTCCGTACTCGTTCGTGTCGAGGACGCCGTAGCGAGAGGCCTCGTCGAACGGGACTTCCTCGACGAGGAAGGCTGCGTCCGCGCGATCTTCCCGCTGTCGGTTGACGACGTCGCTGAGGTTGGCGCGAAAGATGTTGTCCCCGAGCATGAGCATGAAGTCGTCGTCGATGTACGGCTCCGCTTGCAGGATCGCGTGAGCGAGTCCGAGTTGCTCGCGCTGGTGTGCGTACGTGATCGGAATGCCCCGGTACTCGTCGTCGTACCGCTCGATGATCTTCTCCTTGCGGTAGCCGACGACGACGATGAACTCCGTCGCCCCGATGTCGATCAGATTGTCGAAGACGTCCTCGATGAGTGGCGTTCCGTCGACCTCGACGAGCACTTTCGGTTTCTCTTCGGTGAGGGGACGGAGGCGGGTTCCTTCGCCTGCGGCGAGCACGACGGCTTGCATATCCCCGTCTATTCGTCCGTCCGCTATGAATGACCGGGATCACAGTGACTCGATACGTCCCGTTCCGGAGCGCCACCGGTCGAGTAGGACGTTCGTACACCGAATCGGGGGCACCGTTACGCCCGTCTCGAGCGAGCTACGAGCCGCCGTACCCCATCGGCAAGTTTCGAACCACGGTCGTCCGGAAGCGCCCGGACAGGAGAAACAGTGCTGCGAAGTACGTGGTCGCACCGAGCGCGACCAGCACGACGGCCGCCATTTCGCTGGGATCGAGGAACAGCCGTCCGATCCCGACGACGACGGCCATCGGCGCGGCGGCGAGAACCTGTATCGCGACTTCTCGGGCCGGAAACGAGACGGAAATGAAGCGAGTGAGAACCCGGTAGCCGACCACGACCGTTACGAGCGCGGAAACGGCCGTTGCGACCGCCGCACCGATCCACCCGTACTCGGACACGAGCGCGAAGTTGAGCGAGATGTTCGTGACGAAAAAGATCCCGTTAATTCGAAACGCGAGATCGGGTCTGTCGAGCCCGTTGAGTGCGTTCAGGAACTGTTCGCCGTACGCGTACGCGAGCCGTGACGCGACGAGTATCACGAGCACGGTGTGTCCGACGCTGAATTCGGCACCGTAGATCCGGAGGACGAAATCGCCGATGAGGAGGCTTCCGACCAAGCCGGGAATGAGAAACAGCCCGGCGTACGCGAACGCGTCGTCGAGCAGGTTCGCGATCCGCTCGCGGTTGTCGTCCGCTGCGACGCTACTAATTTCGGGGAACAACGTTTGCTGTATCGCGAGGCTGAAAATCGCGAGCAGTGATGCGAGATTCCAGGAAATCTCGTACACGCCGATGAGATCGGGAGCGACGAACACGCCGAGGACGAGCGTGTCCATCGAGGAAAACGTGCGCGAACTCAGTCGGCCGAGCCACGAGTATCGGGCGTAATCGAACAGGCTCCGAACGTGACGGCGGGTCGGGCGTTCCCACTTCCAGCCGACGAATACCGCACCGACGACCCCTGCGATAACGCTCGCGATCGCGTATCCGGTGAGGAGGCCGATCAATCCGGAGCCGAGCAACACGGCGGCGATCTGGAGCGCGCTCCGTGAGAACGTATCCACCGGCTGGAGCGCACCCGAAATATGAACGCGATGCTGTCCCTGCAGAACTCCCGAAACGAACAGAAGCAGTAACGTCGCGAAGAGAACGACGGCGATCGGTACCGTCACGGCTTGGCCGATGTAGTCGTTGACGAGATCGCGTGCGAGGAACAGTCCGACGAGAAGCACCGCGTAGATGCCGACAAACAACCCGATTCCAGCGGTAAGGTACGCGCCGGTCTCCTCGCCTTCGCTTAGACGCTTCGTAAGCGCCGACTGAACCCCACCGAACATGATCACCTTTACCCAGATGACGATCGCTATGACGAGAAAATACGTCCCTAACACGCCCGCACCCAGCGTTCGAGCGAGATAAATCGTCGCGATGAAACCGAATACCGATGACGCGATCTGGGAGGCGAAGTTGACGAACGATATTTGACCTAGCTTCATACTACCATTTATCGTCGTACCCGTCGGTCGCACCAATGGACGCTCGCGAAAAAACGCTATCGAACGCGACCTCGATGCGTTCTCCTCGAGCGTGCCGGCCTACTGCCGGCCGGTCGTCGGATCGAACGACTGTGGGACGTGGTGTCATCGATAGTCGTGCCTACCGCGGAGCCACGAGATCGTTTTTCGCAGGATACGAATTGCAGAGAGAGAGCACCGCGTACAGGTCGAAGTAGTTGTTTTCCCCCTCGAGATGGCGTCGGTACAGCGCTTCGATTTCGTCCCAATCGATCATCGCCGGGCACCGTTCGGCGTGCTCCTCGTTCAACAGGTGCGACTCGGCGATATTCGTCTCCCTGAGTACCGCGGCGTTATCGCTCCACGAGCCGCCGCCGGAACCGGAATCGGGAACGATGTTCGTCTTGAAGCTCCGCCACAGCTCTGCGACGCTGTACACCGTTCGCGGGTACGTCAACGGAAGGCCGATCCCCGCTTTCGGAATCTCTGCGAGGGCACGGTTCCGTTCTGTGAGGGTGCGGTTGACGATACTCCGTCGGACGTGATGGCGGTGCGGAACGGACAGCGAGAAGTCGATCACTCGGTTGTCCAGAAACGGATAGTGCGTCGGCAACATCTGATTCGCCGTGTAGTACGTGAAATACGCCTTATTATTGGTTATCGGATAGAATCCACCGGCGTGCGCTAACGCGTCGAGCGACGGATATGTAACGCCATGATGAACGATGCCGTCGGCCGATTCGGTCATATACTCGCGCAACACCGCCACCGGCGATTTGTCGAGCGTCACGTAGGCCGGTTGCGTATTCGTCGACGACCCCCTGTGATACTGGTAGTCGTTGACGATGTACTCGGCGTACGAACTCACGCTCTCGACGGGTTCGAGGACCGGCAACGGAATCGTCCATCCCAGATGCGGGACGGGAACCTCTCGCGTCGGCAGATAAAACCCCTCCAGTATCGTGTCCGCTGTGTGGCCGGAAAACACGGCGTCGACCTCGTCGGTGAGTTCGTCTTCGAACCCCGCGAAGTGCGCCTGGTCGAAAAACGACTGGAAGAGCTGAAAGTCCGCGACTCGCTCGAGCACGTCCGTCAGATAGTCCGGTTCCCGCTGCAGGAATCTGAACGCCACTCCCGCCGTCTCACACGCTTCCCGTGCGATTTCGGCCTCGGTGTTCATCGAGTCGTTCAGATGATAGCCCGTGACGTCGTCGGCCAACAGGGACAGGAGTAATCTCGAGTCGCTCCCGCCGCTGACGAAGAGGCCTTCGGTCGCCGACGGATCGCTGCGCTCTTCGACGCTCCGTTGGATGATCGAGGAGAATTCCCGGACGTGCTCGTCGTACGGTCGATCTATGGGTCGATACCGCGGCACCCAGTATCGCTCGAGCGAGGTCGATCCGGTCTCGAGATCGACCGTGAGCGTCGAGCCCGGATGGAGTTGAGACACGCCCTCGAACGGCGTGTAGATGCCGAACGTTCGCTCGAGTGTGAGAAATTCCGACAGCAGTTCGTCGTCGACCGACGGCTCGAAAGCAGGATGTGCCAGGATGCTATTCAGGTGGGTCGAAAAGAGGACGGAGTCGTCGAGTTCGTCGGTGAAATAGATCGGCCGCGCACCAAGTCGATCCGTGAACAGTGTTGCCTCCGTTCGGTCCCGTTCGAGGATCACTCCCGCAAATTCGCTGTTCAGGCCCTCGACGAACGACGGCCCGTGGGAGCGCAGTAAGTCAGCACAGTACGCTGCGTCCGAGACGTCGGTCCCTTCCCGCGGCGTATAGCCCGTCGAATCCTCGAATCCGATAACGTCTCCCCAGATCCACAGTCGCCGCTCTTCTCGCGTCGTTTCGGGTTGGTGTGCATCGGATTCCCGATGTACTGAGTGGGATATCTGGACGGTATCGTCCCTGTAAACGCCGCCTTCCTCGTGGTCAGCCCATTCGATGGTGTGGTCGATCGCATCGATGTCGTGTTGCGGATCGCCCAGAATCCCACAGATACCGACCATGGGTGCGAGGTTGGGGTGACGGAGAGAAAAGAATCCTCTGCCTACCGACCTGCTCTCGGATCGAGTCGTGGGGTCTCGGTAGGGGTTGGTCGCATCCGTTCGGCTCGCGTTTCCGCGCGGTAGTTTACTCGGACCGGAGTCGGTGCTACTCCGTTCGGTAGCCGCGCTCTTGCATCCACGAGTCGTCGAAAATCGTATCGAAGTACTGCTCGCCACCGTCACAGCCGATCACGACGATCCGCGCGTCCGGCTGATCGCTCGCGACGTCGCGGGCGACAGCGAGTGCCGCTCCGGTGGACCCACCCACGAGAACCCCGTGGTCAGCGGCAGCGCGCCGGGTCTGAACGAAGGCCCGTTCATCATCGACGCTCCGGACCTCGTCGACGTACTGGAACCACATGGTCGGAAGTTCGTGCCCCTTCCCGAGCCCCTCGACATCGGTGTCGTAGGGTCCGGGGTCAGTACCGTAAAACGAAGCGGAGATGTTCGATTGCTGGGCGTCGACGCCGATGACGTGCACGTCCGAACTCTGCTCCGTCACGTATCTGGCAATACCGGAGACTGTACCACCGGTACCCATCGGACAGACGATGTGCGTCACGTCACCCCCCGCCTGTTCCCACAGTTCGGGTCCGGTCCACTTGTAATGAACTGTCGGATTCAACTGATTCGAATACTGGTCCAACCAGACACCGTTCCGTTCCGATGCGATCCGTTTCGCCGTCGTTCGATAGTGCCGTTCGTCGTCGGAATCGACGTTCGGGCACTCGACGATCTCGCTCCCCAGCGACCGAACGTAGCCGATTTTCTGTGCGCTCGTTCCAGCCGGAGTCGTCAGTACGCTATCGTAGCCGAGACGATTAGTCACCAGAGAGACAGCACCCGCGGTATTCCCCGACGACGCTTCGACGACGACATCGTCGGCCGCTAGTCGACCGTCGTCAGCTAACTCCCGGATGATTCCGAGCGCGATCCGATCCTTCATCGACCCGGTCGGATTCTCCATCTCCAATTTGAGCGCGATATCTCCACCGGTCCCCGATTCGGGATAGTCGACGAGCGGCGTTCCGCCGATACGGCTCAGTATCGGATCGTCGGTCGGATACGGGGAGGCGACCCTCTCAGTCGGCCTCGCCTCGCCCGTACTGTAATCACTCGTGCTGGCAGCGTAACTGCCGGGAGCAGGACGTCCATCGTCGCTCATAGTTGTCGCTCTTCGGAAAGGCGACGCGAGGGCGTTTGTTTCGAACGTGACGGCGACACCGCCGTTGCGAGCGTCCCGTGTGATCTGATCGGCGGTATACAGCCGAATACGCGGGATGAAAACTGTGAGGGGGATGTCCCTGACTGTCGCATACGACCGATCTACGACCGCATGCGGTTTAGTCGAATCCGATGCATAGTCAACCTATATCATCCGATACACGATTCGACCGGATGTCAGTGGGGTCCGTATCCGACTCCGAGAACAGTACCAACGGAGACCGCGGTTCGAGCCCGGATCACTTCCGTCCCGTAGCGATCACCGCTTTGCCCACTCGAAGACTCGTGTCGCCGGTTCGCCGCCGACGGCGATCGCGGCGTAGAGGAAGAACTGCGGTTCGAGGGGATAGATCGTGATCGCGCGTCGGAGGAACCGGCGCGCCGTCTCGTACTGCCCGGACGGAAGCGCATACCACGCGCCGATCCGGAACGCGGCCCAGCCGAGCATTTTGCGTTCGAACAGCGCACCGTACGCCGCCGCTCGCGGGCGGTGTTTCCAGAGGAAGCGCGGATACGTCTCCTCGATCAGCGCCTCGAGGTCGTCGGTGATCCGGTCGTGCGTCCCCGCGGCGTTCGTGACGAGCGGGTCGGAAATCGGCTGGACGGTCCAGTTCTCGGAAATACGGATGTACCAGTCCAGATCCTGCCAGCTCGGAAACGCCTCGTCGAGGGGGCCGGCGTCGGCGGCCGCCGTGGACCGAACCATCACGCAGGAGAACGAGCCGATAGCGTTCCGACACAGGAGCTGTCGCGTCACGTCACCGGCGACCGACGCGTCGGTCGTCCGGAGGACCGTTCCGTCGTCGTCGACGAGTCGAAGCGCGGTGTATACCAATCCGAGGTCGTCGGACGCCCGCTGAAAGGCGTCTACCTGCCGGGTCACCTTCGACGGGTTCCACTCGTCATCGTCGTCGAGAAACGCGAGGAATTCGCCCGACGCTTCACGGATACCCGTATTGCGGGCCGCGTTCGCGCCGCGATTCTCGTCGTGTCTGATGACGGTGACTTCGTACGGGAGTTCATCGCGAACTGGCGCGACGACGTCCGTGGCTGGTGTCTCCGATCCGTCGTCGACGACGATGACCTCGAGGCGCTCGTAGGTCTGGTCGGCGACGCTCTCGAGGGATCGCACCAACCGTTCGGGTCTGTTGTACGTCGGGACGATAACGCTCACTAGCGGCGTTCGATCGCTCATCTTACTCCTTGTAGCCGAGGTCGCGTAGTCGGTCCTTGACCGCCTCTTCCATCTCCACGTCACCGAGATCGGTCGCGGTTTCCTCGATGGCCCGTTCGTGATCGTCGATCACGTCTCGTGCGTGCTCGAGGATTTCCGGTTCGGTGTCGACGACGCTCTCCCGTTCACCGGGATCGGTCGTCAGATCGTAGAGTTCCTCGCCGTCGCCGGTCCGAATGTACTTCCACTCGTGGTCGCGGTAGGAGAAGCGACGCTCGCCCGTATTCGTGTTGGCCCAATCGCCGATGAGGTGGTCCCGGGACCACCCGTCGCCGTCGAACAGAGCGTGTAAACTCTCCCCGCGGAAGTTCGACGGCGGCTCGAGTCCC
This region includes:
- a CDS encoding glycosyltransferase family 2 protein, giving the protein MSDRTPLVSVIVPTYNRPERLVRSLESVADQTYERLEVIVVDDGSETPATDVVAPVRDELPYEVTVIRHDENRGANAARNTGIREASGEFLAFLDDDDEWNPSKVTRQVDAFQRASDDLGLVYTALRLVDDDGTVLRTTDASVAGDVTRQLLCRNAIGSFSCVMVRSTAAADAGPLDEAFPSWQDLDWYIRISENWTVQPISDPLVTNAAGTHDRITDDLEALIEETYPRFLWKHRPRAAAYGALFERKMLGWAAFRIGAWYALPSGQYETARRFLRRAITIYPLEPQFFLYAAIAVGGEPATRVFEWAKR
- the aglF gene encoding UTP--glucose-1-phosphate uridylyltransferase AglF — encoded protein: MQAVVLAAGEGTRLRPLTEEKPKVLVEVDGTPLIEDVFDNLIDIGATEFIVVVGYRKEKIIERYDDEYRGIPITYAHQREQLGLAHAILQAEPYIDDDFMLMLGDNIFRANLSDVVNRQREDRADAAFLVEEVPFDEASRYGVLDTNEYGEIVEVVEKPDDPPSNLVMTGFYTFTPAIFHACHLVQPSDRGEYELPDAIDLLIQSGRTIDAIRMDGWRVDVGYPADRDKAEDRLLTESERE
- a CDS encoding NAD-dependent epimerase/dehydratase family protein, with the translated sequence MRVLVTGGCGYIGSELVPLLLEDDRVDDVVVLDSLASGSPANLRGCIDDRLDFRRGDVREYGDVESAMRGVDRVVHLAAITGAASTHDRREETFAVNRHGTENVLTAAGKLGVDSLVFASSCNNYGRAASTNIDEETEQDPLNPYAESKVESERLLADAMDDYGIDGTALRMSTNYGWAPGIRFNLVVNHFVFRGLTDRPLTVYGDGNNWRPFIHVADAARAYAHAALEPESWPQLVYNVGSNDGNYRISEIAEIVRDELERDLDITYLEDEHPGPSYHVNFDRLAETGFEPEWTLRRGVRELADQLRRNRTEVVEA
- a CDS encoding oligosaccharide flippase family protein, which produces MKLGQISFVNFASQIASSVFGFIATIYLARTLGAGVLGTYFLVIAIVIWVKVIMFGGVQSALTKRLSEGEETGAYLTAGIGLFVGIYAVLLVGLFLARDLVNDYIGQAVTVPIAVVLFATLLLLFVSGVLQGQHRVHISGALQPVDTFSRSALQIAAVLLGSGLIGLLTGYAIASVIAGVVGAVFVGWKWERPTRRHVRSLFDYARYSWLGRLSSRTFSSMDTLVLGVFVAPDLIGVYEISWNLASLLAIFSLAIQQTLFPEISSVAADDNRERIANLLDDAFAYAGLFLIPGLVGSLLIGDFVLRIYGAEFSVGHTVLVILVASRLAYAYGEQFLNALNGLDRPDLAFRINGIFFVTNISLNFALVSEYGWIGAAVATAVSALVTVVVGYRVLTRFISVSFPAREVAIQVLAAAPMAVVVGIGRLFLDPSEMAAVVLVALGATTYFAALFLLSGRFRTTVVRNLPMGYGGS
- a CDS encoding TrmB family transcriptional regulator, whose protein sequence is MGTRTGSTELLQRLDLKEYEATALAHLLSAGRTTAPNVSEATGIPKARVYGVLDSLSEYGFIKVIPGRPKQYQPKSPAEILERAKENRRQQYEDYCNAVDGLEEEFIAEFGPRYEQADEEVSPMSELFSVVDVGEPSETETRQLYQNASDRVFVITNSFAYFDDVEPAVDDALERDLEISVLFLDPRALPEEKATVQAEIVDRIASEYPAIDYRFSETVLPWRGTFIDPSMEYDSGKAIFLVEETDVPDYRRQAAITENGSFVAGMKRYFDLIWEYESLETPQSA
- a CDS encoding PLP-dependent cysteine synthase family protein, with the protein product MSDDGRPAPGSYAASTSDYSTGEARPTERVASPYPTDDPILSRIGGTPLVDYPESGTGGDIALKLEMENPTGSMKDRIALGIIRELADDGRLAADDVVVEASSGNTAGAVSLVTNRLGYDSVLTTPAGTSAQKIGYVRSLGSEIVECPNVDSDDERHYRTTAKRIASERNGVWLDQYSNQLNPTVHYKWTGPELWEQAGGDVTHIVCPMGTGGTVSGIARYVTEQSSDVHVIGVDAQQSNISASFYGTDPGPYDTDVEGLGKGHELPTMWFQYVDEVRSVDDERAFVQTRRAAADHGVLVGGSTGAALAVARDVASDQPDARIVVIGCDGGEQYFDTIFDDSWMQERGYRTE
- a CDS encoding asparagine synthase-related protein, whose amino-acid sequence is MVGICGILGDPQHDIDAIDHTIEWADHEEGGVYRDDTVQISHSVHRESDAHQPETTREERRLWIWGDVIGFEDSTGYTPREGTDVSDAAYCADLLRSHGPSFVEGLNSEFAGVILERDRTEATLFTDRLGARPIYFTDELDDSVLFSTHLNSILAHPAFEPSVDDELLSEFLTLERTFGIYTPFEGVSQLHPGSTLTVDLETGSTSLERYWVPRYRPIDRPYDEHVREFSSIIQRSVEERSDPSATEGLFVSGGSDSRLLLSLLADDVTGYHLNDSMNTEAEIAREACETAGVAFRFLQREPDYLTDVLERVADFQLFQSFFDQAHFAGFEDELTDEVDAVFSGHTADTILEGFYLPTREVPVPHLGWTIPLPVLEPVESVSSYAEYIVNDYQYHRGSSTNTQPAYVTLDKSPVAVLREYMTESADGIVHHGVTYPSLDALAHAGGFYPITNNKAYFTYYTANQMLPTHYPFLDNRVIDFSLSVPHRHHVRRSIVNRTLTERNRALAEIPKAGIGLPLTYPRTVYSVAELWRSFKTNIVPDSGSGGGSWSDNAAVLRETNIAESHLLNEEHAERCPAMIDWDEIEALYRRHLEGENNYFDLYAVLSLCNSYPAKNDLVAPR
- a CDS encoding NAD-dependent epimerase/dehydratase family protein — protein: MSDSETAPDEPTIAITGAAGYIGSRVVQQLEAAHPEWKLTALDNQFLGQVDAVGETEIAHVDVRNRRRLEDCLEGADVVLHLAAVSGVDDCDENPDLTYDVNVTGTNNVAWFCRKTGAAMAFPFSMAVLGDPETFPITADLPRDPFNWYGRTKYISERAIESFAEGAFPAHLFLKSNLYGDHVVGDTVVSKPTVINFFVDRATAGEPLTVYEPGTQSRNFVHVKDVARSYVRSTERLLEQLADGDTGTETYEIAGNEDPSVMSVAETVQELARDELGVSVDVELVENPRSAETMVEDFTVDTSKANEILGWEARHTVDESVRELLRRNA